One stretch of Candidatus Binatia bacterium DNA includes these proteins:
- the cbbQ gene encoding CbbQ/NirQ/NorQ/GpvN family protein, whose amino-acid sequence MPVRFFAKHKHVNRIPYYLPVGDEVDIFRAAYECRLPVLLKGPTGCGKTRFVEYMASTLRSPGNGTGPPLITVACHEDLTGSDLVGRYLIKGDETVWVDGPLTQAVRHGSICYLDEIVEARKDTIVLIHPLTDHRRILPIDKRGEILEAHPDFLLVISYNPGYQSVLKDLKHSTRQRFVTIDFDYPPRDKEAQVIAHESGIDMEAALTLATLGEKVRHLKASGLEEGVSTRLLIYAAQLMQRGVAPRRACRVAVSAALTDDSEAQRAMDELAAALFP is encoded by the coding sequence ATGCCCGTTCGCTTCTTTGCTAAGCACAAGCACGTGAACCGAATCCCATACTACCTACCCGTTGGCGACGAGGTGGATATTTTCCGCGCGGCTTACGAGTGCCGCCTACCGGTGTTGCTCAAAGGTCCCACTGGTTGCGGGAAAACACGCTTCGTCGAATACATGGCCTCTACCTTGCGATCCCCAGGTAACGGCACCGGGCCACCTCTGATTACCGTAGCTTGCCACGAAGATCTCACGGGCAGCGACTTGGTGGGACGCTACTTGATCAAGGGCGACGAAACGGTGTGGGTGGACGGCCCGCTCACGCAAGCCGTGCGACACGGCTCGATTTGCTACTTGGATGAAATCGTCGAGGCCCGGAAAGACACGATTGTGTTGATCCACCCTCTCACCGACCACCGCCGCATCCTTCCCATCGACAAGCGAGGGGAAATCCTCGAAGCGCACCCGGATTTTCTTCTCGTCATTTCCTACAACCCTGGCTACCAAAGTGTCCTCAAAGACCTGAAGCACTCCACGCGCCAGCGGTTTGTCACGATTGATTTCGACTACCCGCCGCGCGACAAGGAAGCACAAGTGATTGCGCACGAGTCCGGCATCGACATGGAGGCGGCGCTCACGCTGGCAACGCTGGGGGAAAAAGTTCGTCATCTCAAGGCCTCCGGACTCGAGGAAGGTGTCAGCACGCGCCTCCTCATCTACGCCGCACAACTGATGCAACGCGGTGTAGCCCCTCGTCGAGCATGCCGGGTGGCGGTCAGTGCTGCCCTGACAGATGACTCCGAGGCACAACGGGCAATGGACGAACTCGCTGCGGCCTTGTTCCCTTGA